A region of Leptospiraceae bacterium DNA encodes the following proteins:
- a CDS encoding FAD-binding protein — translation MIKELELRVLPEIAGIEEELKTRISTTLKIPKTEFHHIEVVNRSIDARQRTVMVNLKVRVYIGESFVEQPVSLPNYSNVKNAEEVIVVGSGPAGLFASLQLIELGLKPILLERGKSVENRIFDIRGIVSHSIVNEDSNYCFGEGGAGTYSDGKLYTRSKKKGNVRQVLEQLVAFGANKNILVEAHPHIGTNKLSGIIRNIRETILANGGEVFFNARVSDFILNGDQITGVITSDGRRFSSKKVILATGHSARDIFELLYSKGIEIQLKPLAMGVRVEHPQSLIDSIQYHCEVRSPYLPASSYSIVRQVNGRGVYSFCMCPGGVIAPCATSPGEIVTNGWSSSKRARPTANSGIVVELRPEDFTSLSKFGPLAAMEFQKRIEKKAWMEAGQTQKAPAQRLLDFINGTVSREIPKTSYNPGTSSVDLASVLPPLIHKALRAGFKEFGKAMKGYLTNEAVVLAPETRTSSPVTIPRDPVSLQHIRIKGLFPSGEGAGYAGGIISAAMDGIRCAQACVKA, via the coding sequence ATGATTAAAGAACTGGAACTAAGAGTTTTACCGGAAATTGCCGGAATCGAAGAAGAATTGAAAACTAGGATTTCCACTACCCTGAAAATTCCGAAAACTGAGTTTCATCACATAGAAGTCGTAAATCGATCTATAGATGCTCGACAGAGAACGGTTATGGTGAATCTCAAAGTTCGCGTATATATCGGTGAATCATTTGTTGAACAGCCGGTTTCTCTTCCAAATTACTCCAATGTAAAAAATGCCGAAGAAGTGATTGTCGTAGGTTCCGGTCCTGCGGGCTTATTTGCTTCTCTGCAACTTATTGAATTGGGTTTAAAACCGATTCTTTTGGAAAGAGGAAAGAGTGTTGAAAATAGAATATTCGATATTCGTGGAATTGTCTCGCACTCGATAGTAAATGAAGATTCTAATTATTGTTTTGGAGAGGGAGGAGCTGGAACCTATTCTGATGGAAAGTTATATACCCGTTCCAAAAAAAAAGGAAATGTTCGGCAGGTATTAGAACAATTAGTTGCTTTCGGTGCCAATAAAAATATTTTAGTTGAGGCGCATCCCCATATTGGAACCAATAAGCTATCAGGGATTATTCGAAACATTCGAGAAACTATTTTAGCAAATGGTGGAGAAGTTTTTTTTAATGCAAGAGTTTCTGATTTTATCTTAAACGGAGATCAAATCACCGGAGTAATTACTTCCGATGGCAGACGCTTCTCTTCTAAAAAAGTAATTCTGGCTACAGGACATTCAGCCAGAGATATTTTTGAATTATTATATTCTAAAGGGATTGAAATACAGCTAAAACCACTGGCAATGGGGGTACGTGTAGAACACCCTCAGTCTCTAATCGATTCCATTCAATACCATTGTGAAGTGCGTAGTCCCTACCTACCTGCCTCTTCCTACTCGATTGTAAGACAGGTGAATGGAAGAGGAGTTTATTCTTTTTGTATGTGCCCGGGAGGAGTAATTGCTCCCTGTGCCACCAGTCCGGGGGAAATTGTTACCAATGGTTGGTCTTCTTCTAAAAGAGCCAGACCCACAGCTAATTCGGGTATTGTTGTTGAATTACGACCGGAGGACTTCACATCTCTCAGTAAGTTCGGACCTTTAGCAGCAATGGAGTTTCAGAAGAGGATAGAAAAAAAAGCATGGATGGAAGCCGGACAAACACAAAAAGCTCCGGCACAAAGATTATTAGATTTTATTAATGGAACAGTTTCTCGTGAAATACCAAAAACTTCTTATAATCCGGGAACCAGTTCGGTAGACCTGGCTTCTGTTTTACCTCCACTTATACATAAAGCCTTGAGAGCAGGTTTTAAAGAGTTCGGTAAGGCAATGAAAGGATATCTTACAAATGAGGCTGTAGTTTTAGCACCGGAAACCAGAACCTCTTCCCCGGTTACAATTCCCCGAGATCCGGTAAGTCTTCAGCATATTCGCATTAAAGGCTTATTTCCTTCCGGAGAAGGAGCCGGTTACGCCGGTGGTATTATTTCTGCTGCAATGGATGGGATTCGTTGTGCACAGGCCTGCGTTAAAGCTTAG